TCAGGGCGCCGTTGGCCAATCCGGCCCGGATGGCCGCGTGGAGCGTGATCTGGTCGGCCTCGGGTATATTGAGCAGGGCCATACCGAGGATAGCGCTGTCGCGGCCCATCGTGGTGCGGGGGTCGATCTCGATTCGGCCGCGGCTGCCGACGACCACGACTCGCCCGTTCTTGGCCAGCAGGGGCAGATCGCGGTCGAGGTTGACGTTGGCCGGTCGTTGTCGCGGGTTCTGTCCTATGGTAGACAATTGCCGGCTCCGGACCAGGGTCATAGAATAGCTCTCGTTTGCCGCCCGGCGCGGCGGGGAGTTGCCCGTGATTCGTCCGGCGACCATGGTCGATGTGCCTGCGATCCACCGGTTGATTACCGGTCATGCCGAGTTCAATCGGATGCTGTTTCGTTCGCACGCCGATCTGTACGAGCACTTGCGGGATTTCTTCGTGGCGGTGGAGAACGTGGACGGGGCGGAGCGGGTGGTGGGTTGTGCGGCATTAGAGCTGGCCTGGCGTGATCTGGCGGAAGTCAAGAGCCTGGCTGTGGCCGAGGGCTGGCAGGGTCGGGGGATTGGCTCGGCCCTGGTCCGGGCGGTGGTAGCGGAGGGTCGCCGGCTGGGCTTGGCCAGGGTGTTTGCCCTGACCCGCGAGGATCGTTTTTTCGGGAAGCTGGGATTCGCTCAGGTTCCCAAGGAGACGCTGCCGCACAAGGTCTGGACGGACTGTGTTCGCTGCCCGCTCCAGGCGAACTGTGACGAGATTGCCGTTGTGTTGAGTGTTGAGTCTTGAATCATGAAGCATGTCCACAAGCGTCGCGGTCGTGTGAAGGCCATCGGGATCGGCATTGCCGCCTTGCTGGTGGGCATCGGCCTGGTGGTTCTGAGTTTCATGATTGCGCCGTCGCCGCAGGAGGCCGGGGCCACTTCTCCGGCAGCCACGGCCCCGGCGAGTTCCGCGCCGGCGACGACCCAGCCCACACGGGAGTCGCAGGAGGAAAACCGGCGTCGGGCCTCGGCCCAGAACATGAGCAACCTGGTCTTCATGTTCGGCACACTCAGTTTCGGGGTGGCCGCGATCTGTGCCGGCTGGGTGGTTTATGACATCCGCCGCTCCCGACCGGCCTGGATGACGCAGACGAAGTTTCCGCGCAAGCGATAGGCTGCGGACGAAGCCGGAAGGCGGACCGGTCTTCAGTGACCGGTCCAGGGATGCGCCTTGAGCGGGAGAGGTTGCCGAGGCGACCTCAGGGTGTCGCGCCCCTCATTGACGTCCGCTGGGCGAGGTTGACCGTCTCAGAGCCTATCTGAGCAGATTTGGTGAGACGGGGAAGCGGCTTGAATCAGCGCCGGCGAGATGCCGGTCGCACACCTACTGAGACAGGGACGAAGGTGTCACGGGCCCGGTTTTGGCCTCCGGGGTTTCGAGTGATGCGGTCGTTCTCTATAATTCCCCCCCGATGAGTCGATTCATCGCTTCCCAGCATTTCGATGACCCGGTGTCGCTGCACATGCGGGCCTGGAGCACTGCCCTTCGCCAAGACATGACCGTGAGCGAGGCGTTGACGGAGCTGCGCACACGTGATCTGAGCGACAAGGTCGTCTACTTGTATGTTACCGATGCTGACCAGCGGCTGGTCGGCGTGGTCTCGACCCGCCGATTGCTGATCAGCCCGCCCTCGGAGTGTGTCCAGGCGATCATGGATACCCAGGTGGTTGCGATCGAGGCGACGGCGACGGTGTTGGAGGCGTGCGAGTCGTTCGGCCAGCACCGGTTTCTCGCCCTGCCCGTCGTTGATTCAGAAGGGCGGCTGGCCGGGGCCATCGACATCGGCCTGTTCACCGACGAGGCGGTCACGGGCTTCGAGCGCCGGCAGGCGGAGCGTGTGTTCCAGCTCATGGGCGTGCACGTGGCCCTTGGGCGCAAGGTATCTCCGTGGCGCAGCTTCGTGGACCGGTTTCCCTGGCTGTTGTGCAACATCATTGGCGGGATTCTCTGTGCTCTGATTGCCGGGCGCTACGAGGCGTTTCTCGACACGGTGATTGTGCTGGCCCTGTTCATTCCGGTGGTGCTGGCCCTGGCCGAGAGCGTGAGCATGCAATCCATGACCCTGACGCTGGTGGGGCTGGAGTCCCAGCGGATTCACTGGCTGCGGTTATGGGGCAATTTACGCAAGGAGTTTGCCACCGCGGCGATGCTGGGTACGGGATGCGGGCTGGTTGTGGGGCTGGTCGCGTTTGTCTGGAAGGGATCGGGTTTGGTTTCGCTCTCCATCGGTGCGAGCATCGCCCTGGCGATGCTCACGGCATGCCTGCTGGGGGTGCTCATTCCGACGACCATTCGCCGGTTCAACCGTGATCCGCGGATTGCCGCCGGCCCGATCGTGCTTGCCTCCGCCGACATCGCCACGCTGGCTTTCTACTTCAGCCTCTCCGGCTGGCTCCTGGGTCGATGACTTGCCCT
Above is a genomic segment from Phycisphaerae bacterium containing:
- a CDS encoding zinc-binding dehydrogenase produces the protein MVAGRITGNSPPRRAANESYSMTLVRSRQLSTIGQNPRQRPANVNLDRDLPLLAKNGRVVVVGSRGRIEIDPRTTMGRDSAILGMALLNIPEADQITLHAAIRAGLANGALTPVIGWQIPLPEAPQAHHQIIESRAYGKTVLRT
- a CDS encoding N-acetyltransferase, translated to MVDVPAIHRLITGHAEFNRMLFRSHADLYEHLRDFFVAVENVDGAERVVGCAALELAWRDLAEVKSLAVAEGWQGRGIGSALVRAVVAEGRRLGLARVFALTREDRFFGKLGFAQVPKETLPHKVWTDCVRCPLQANCDEIAVVLSVES
- a CDS encoding magnesium transporter, which produces MSRFIASQHFDDPVSLHMRAWSTALRQDMTVSEALTELRTRDLSDKVVYLYVTDADQRLVGVVSTRRLLISPPSECVQAIMDTQVVAIEATATVLEACESFGQHRFLALPVVDSEGRLAGAIDIGLFTDEAVTGFERRQAERVFQLMGVHVALGRKVSPWRSFVDRFPWLLCNIIGGILCALIAGRYEAFLDTVIVLALFIPVVLALAESVSMQSMTLTLVGLESQRIHWLRLWGNLRKEFATAAMLGTGCGLVVGLVAFVWKGSGLVSLSIGASIALAMLTACLLGVLIPTTIRRFNRDPRIAAGPIVLASADIATLAFYFSLSGWLLGR